The DNA region ATTTAAATCACTTCCACTTTCGGTATAAGTAGAAATATCATATAAGGTATTCCAATCTTTTAAATATTTTTCTGCAGGATTTGTTGCGTTATAGGTTTTAACCCATTGTGGTAATTGATCAAAGTAATAAGTACTAGAAATAAATTGACCTTCGTCTTTACCATGAAACCAATATGCAGCATTTGCACTATGTCCAGCAGGTAAAATTGCGCCTCTATCTTTAATAGAAATTCCAATGGTTTTTCCTTTCATTTGAGTAAACAATCTGTTTTCGTCTGCAAAAGTGGTTGTTTTCATTCTATGCGGAGACATTTGTCCTGCCTTATCAAGTGTTCCTACAGATTGTACCGTTGTATCTCCAGCACAATACACAAAAGAATCACTATACTTATCGTACCAATTATTAGCAATTACTCCATGTGTTTTTGGTGTAGCTCCTGTAAAAACAGATGCGTGTCCTGGACCAGTATAAGTAGGCACATAATTAAAATGATTGTTTTTACAATTAAAACCATTGTTAATTAAACGCTTAAATCCTCCATTACCATATTTATTTTCAAACCTTGTTAGGTATTCATATCGCATTTGATCTACAACTATTCCAACAACTAATTTAGGCTTATCCAAATCGGTTGTTGTTACATTATTTGTGTTAGAAGTGACTACTTGTTTTTGAGATTGACAAGCTAGTATTAAAAAGATTATGCAAACAGAAAGTATTGCTCTCATGTATATTTAATTTTAAAGCCCAAAAATACAGATTTTATGACATCTAATTTGAAATTAACGTTAAATACCTACAAGAATTTTATATTTTAGCAGTAATAAAATTGATATGAATTACCTACACTATTTAGGCACATATACGTTAATGATAGTAGAAATGTTTAGAAAACCAACCAAATGGTCGGTTATGAAACAATTAATACTAAAAGACATTGACGATTTAATTATTGGATCTTTAGGTATTGTTGCCTTTATTTCATTTTTTGTTGGTGGCGTTGTCACCATACAAACTGCATTAAATATAGACAATCCTTTAATCCCTAAAAATCTTGTTGGATTTGCAACTAGACAATCTATTATTTTAGAATTTGCGCCAACTTTTATGTCTATAATTATGGCTGGAAAAGTTGGTTCTTTTATTACTTCAAGCATAGGAACTATGCGTGTTACAGAGCAAATAGACGCATTAGAAGTTATGGGAATTAACAGTCTAAATTATTTAGTATTCCCTAAATTTATTGCTTTAACATTATACCCATTTGTTATTTCAATCTCTATGTTTTTAGGTATTCTTGGCGGATTAGCAGCTTGTGTTTATGGTGGTTATGCCAGCATGGGCGATTACATAGAAGGTTTACAATTAGATTTTACGCCTTTTCATATTGCATATGCTTTTATAAAGACTCTAATTTTTGCTTTTATTCTAGCAACAATTCCTTCTTATCAAGGTTATTATATGCGTGGTGGCGCATTAGAAGTAGGTAAAGCAAGTACAACATCTTTTGTATGGACAAGTGTTGTAATAATTGTATTAAACTATTTATTAACCCAACTACTTTTAAGCCAATGATTGAAGTAAAAAATTTACATAAGTCTTTTGGTGATGCCCATATATTAAAAGGTATCACTACTACTTTTGAAAAAGGTAAAACAAACCTTATTATTGGGCAAAGTGGATCTGGAAAAACTGTATTTTTAAAGTGCTTATTAGGAATTTTTAATTATGAAGAAGGAAGCATCGCCTACGACGGAAATGTATTTGCTAAATTAAGCGAAGATCAAAAAAGAAATATTAGAGCACAAATAGGAATGGTATTTCAAGGTAGTGCTTTGTTTGATTCTATGACTATTGAAGAGAACGTAATGTTTCCTCTTAAAATGTTTACAAAACAAAGTAAAAGTGAAATGCAAGATCGAGTAGACTTTGTTTTAAAACGTGTTAATTTAGCAGATGCTCATAAAAAAATGCCAAGTGAAGCTTCTGGAGGAATGCAAAAACGTGTAGCAATTGCGCGTGCAATTGTTAACAAACCTAAGTATCTTTTTTGTGACGAACCTAACTCTGGATTAGACCCAAAGACTTCTATAGTTATTGATGATTTAATAAAAGAAATCACCGAAGAATATCAAATCACAACCGTAATCAATTCGCACGATATGAACTCGGTAATGCAAATTGGCGAAAAGATTGTCTTTCTTAAAAATGGTTATAAAGAATGGGAAGGTTCTAGATACGACATTTTTAAAACAGACAATGAAGCTGTAACCGATTTTGTTTACTCTTCAGAGTTGTTTAAAAAAGTTAGACAGATGTATATTGAAGAACGCGGATAGTTCTAGCTTTACTTACTTAATTAATTATCGTTTTTGAGTCACTACTAAAGTGTCCGTTTTAAGTTTAAACTTTAACCACTTGTAAAGTTTGTCCTTTTCATTAGCAATTTGCTGCTGATCAATTAAAGAATCATTCCATTTTATTGAAAAAACTGGTAATGTGTCTATAGTTTTAAAGTTACTTGTAATGACTTTGGAATAAGATACCTCATCTACTGTTTCATAATTAATATGAATCTCTTCTGTTAAGGATTTAAACGGAATTTGATCTTTTTCTAACACAGATAATTCTCTAACCTTATCTTCTAAAATAGCTATTTTTTGTTGTTGCGTTAACAAGTCTAAAGAGTCGCGTGTACGCAATTCTTCCATATAATCTAAATTATTAATTTGTCTGTTTTTAGTTTGATTAATTAATAGTTTAGTATTCTTTAAAAAACGATAAGACTGCAATCTTTGCTCTAATACATTTTTAGTTTCGTCAGAAATCACATCTGTTCCAAAAGTGGTTAACTCTATATTAGAATCGCCATTTTCACTATAATTAATAGTGGCGTATTTTTTAATGTAATTAGAATTTGGTAAAGCTTTAAGCTCATTATTAACAAAGTCCTTCGCATCTATTGTAAACTGACTTTCTTTTAAAACACTTAAAAACGTAAATACCGCAGGAATCATGACAATAATTGCTACTAAAGATGCGACTCTAGCAATACGTTTTCTCTTAGCGGAATTAGCATATTTAAGCATAGGAAAACGCAAAATCTTAAGTACTAAAAACGTAGCTAATGCTATAAAAATAGTGTTAATTGTAAATAAGTACATGGCTTGACCAAAGTACTTCCAATTGGCTTTTGCTAATCCATAACCAGCTGTACATAAAGGTGGCATTAAAGCAGTTGCAATTGCTACACCAAATATTACAGATGCAATTGTACCACGTTTGGTACGCGCAATAATTAAGGCTAATCCACCAAAAAAGGCAATTAATACATCACGAATATCTGGTTGTACTCGTCCTAAAAGCTCGGATGTGTCTTCGCTTAAAGGGAAAAATCTAAAAAACAAAAATGCAGTTAATAAACTTAACACAATCATTATTGCTAAGTTGATTAAAGATCGTCTTAATGTATCAATATCGTTAATTGCAATAGATAACCCAACTCCTAAAATTGGTCCCATTAAAGGAGAAATTAACATGGCTCCAATAACTACTGCTGTACTATTTGCATTTAATCCTATAGATGCAACAAAGATAGAACATATTAAAATCCATGCTGTTGCGCCTTTAAAAGGTATATCATTTTTTATAGCTTCTATAGTAGCATCACGATCTGTATCCTCTCTAAAGTCTAAAAGCTCATTTAAAAAGGTTTTTATACTTTTAAATAAACCTTCGGCATCTTTTTTTACCGCTTCCTTTTTTTGCTCTACAGCTTCTTGTTGTTTGTCTTCTTCAGAGAAGTTAAACTTATTTTCGTTAGGATTGTTTGTTGTACTCATTAATTAAAATTAACCGTAATGTTCTCCAAATTTAGTTTTTACACTTTGAAGTACTTTTTTAATGTCTTGTTCTTTTTCTTTAGGAAAGATAAGCAAAACTTCGTCTTTATCAACAATTATATAATCTTTTAATCCATCTACAACTACAACTTTATCTTTTGTAGTTCTAATCATATTTCCTGTAGCGTCTTGCGTTAATGTTTTGGCATTTACAATTGCATTTTGACTTGAATCTTTGTCTAATTTATCATATAAACTTCCCCAAGTTCCTAGATCATTCCAGTCAAAAGTTGCAGGAATTACAAATACATTTTTAGACGATTCCATGATAGCATAATCTACCGAAATATTTTCCGCTTTAGCGTAATTTTCTTCTATAAATTCTTCTTCAGCACTTGTATTGTAAGTTTCTATTCCTTTGTAAAAATGCTCAAATAATTCAGGTTGATTGGTTTTAAATGCTTTTATCACAGCAGTTGCGCTCCACATAAAAATACCTGCATTCCATAAAAAATTGCCTTGAGCTAAAAACTGTTTAGCAATATCGTAATCAGGTTTTTCTCTAAATTGAATCACGTTGCTAATATTTTCTGCGGAAGCGTTACCACATTCTATATAACCATAACCTGTGTTAGGAAACGTTGGTTTAATACCTAATGTCATTAACGCATCGTTTTGTTCACAAAACTGAAAGGCTTGCTGGACATTTTGCGTAAATGCAGCTTCGTCTTCAATCCAATGATCACTTGGCGCTACAATCATAACTGCATCTGGATTTTCTTTTTGAATTTTTAAAGATGCATATAAAATACATGGTGCTGTATTACGCATTGCTGGTTCTAAAACAACCTGTTCTGGTTTTACATCTGGTAATTGCTGTAAAACAAGATCATTATATTTTTCATTAGTTAAAATGAAAATATTTTCGGTTGGAATTAATTTATTTAATCGCTGAAACGTCTTTTGTATTAAAGTATCGCCTGTTCCCAACATATCATGAAATTGTTTAGGAAAACTCTCTGTACTTACTGGCCAAAATCTAGATCCAACGCCGCCAGCCATTAATATCGCGTAATAGTTTTTGTTTTGCATGTATTGTTATTTAATTGTCTATAGGCGTTACTTCTGCATTGGCATTAAACAAGTATAGTCTACCTGTTGCTACCTCAACACACTCGTAACGTGTACGACGTTTTTTACCTTTTTTAAACACTTTACCGTTATAGATTTTAAAGATGCTATTTAAAGGTACTTCAAATATATAAGTTTTATTGGTATTGACGTCAAATTGCTTTAAAGCATAGGCTAAATGCACGTCTGTATCGCTAGACGCTTTTGGGTTTTTAAAATGTTTTGCCAACATTGGTAATAATTGCAGCGGAAAAACTTCTGGATTTAAAAATGGTAACATTAAATGTTGAAATGTTGCTTTCCACTCTTTTCCATGCGGTTTAATAAATTTTCCAAAATTTTTATAGGCTTCAAGATGCGCAATTTCGTGAATTAAAGTGATTAAAAACCGATATTTATTTAAGCTTCCATTTACAGTAATTTGATGCTTACCATTAGGTAATTTACGGTAATCACCATGACGTGTTTTACGCTCTTTTTTTACTAAAACCGTTAGATTATCCTGATCTAAAAGCTGTAATACTTTTGCTACTGAAGCTTCAGGAATGTAATTAGATATGGTATGCTGCATCGCTACAAATGTAAAATTTTGCGCTTATAAAAAGAAATTAAAATGACATAGAACTTCTATCTAACCCATTAAGTTTTTGAAGCTGTTTCGCCCCATTCTGCAATAGAAATAATTAAAGGAATTAAAGTTTCACCTAGTTTAGTTAAAGAATACTCTACTTTTAAAGGCGGTTTTGTTGTGTATACCTTTCGCTTTACAATACCATCGTCTTCCAAAGTTTTTAGTTGTAGACTTAAAGTTCTTTCGGTAACAGCAGGCATTTCTTTTCTTAATTGGCTGTAACGTTTTGCTTCATCTTTTAAATGGTATAAGATTACGGTTTTCCATTTACCGCCAATTACGCCCATTGTAAGACTTGCGCAACAAGGATATTCTTTACCATTAAACACGTGTTTTCCTTTTTTAGACATTTTAAAAATACTACTATACTTTTTGACCGTTATTGCAAAGATAAAAAACTATACTTATTTTTGCTACTATAATTTTTATAGTATAAATGAAATAATATTAAATATGAGTTTTTTAACCGCAATGCAAGAGCGTTATACGACCAAAATGTATGATGCTTCAAAAAAAATTGAAACACAAAAAATAGAAGAACTAAAGCAAATACTACAACTTAGTCCTTCTTCTATAAATAGTCAACCATGGAAATTTACTTTTGTGTCTGACCAAAACACAAAAGAAAAATTATCTAAAGTATCATGGATAAACACCGAAAAAGTTATCAATTGTGATACAGTAGTTGTACTGAGTAGAATTGATAATCTAAATACTTTTGAACAACAAATTGAAGATGCTTTACCAGAAGGAGCTGTTAAATATTATAAAGAATTTATAAAACCTTTACCGGAAGATCAAATTAAATCTTGGTTTGACAAACAAGTGTATTTATCCTTAGGTGTTTTATTAAGCGCTTGTGCTGCTATGGGAATTGACTCTACACCAATGGAAGGTATTAATCCAAAAGATTACGATACTATTTTAAACTTTAAAGATCAAGCAACCTTAGTTGCTGTGGCTATAGGCTATAGAGATGAAGAGGATTTTAATCAACCTAGTAAAAAACCTAAATCAAGATTAAATCTTGATGACGTTGTACAAACTGTATAAAATCAAAAAACCGCTTTTTACAAAGCGGTTTTTCTTTTCCCTTTTTTCCTCAGTGATTAAAAACCGAAAGCTACTGAGAATTGCCAAACACGGTTTTTTGGTTCGCCATCGTCATAAATATCTCCTAAACCTAAGTGATAACGCACGCCTAAACTAACACCTGAATCTGTTTTAATTCCGGCACCAAAATTAGCGCCATAATCTATATTATTAGGATCAAACTCTTGCTCTGTATCAAATAAATTAAAATTACTGTCGTAAGTCTCTTTATGCGAAATTGCAAAGCCTAATTGTGGACCAGCTTCTAAATAAAAATTAGAAACCGGATAAATCTTTAATACTAAAGGCATGTTTATATAGTTAAGCTTTTGTGTAAACGTGCTATTGTTATTTTCTAATTGATAACCTTGTTGCGAGTAAAGCAACTCTAATTGAAGTGCTACTACATTTGATAAATAAGACTCGCCAAATACACCAACATGAAATCCGCTTCTTTGTCCTGTTTCTCCTTCGCCATCATAACTTACAGCAGCTAAATTATATCCTCCTTTTATACCTGCAGTAGATTTACTTTTTGTATCTGTATCTTGAGCATTTGATGTAAATATTACACCAAAAACTAATGCTATTGTTAATAGTAAATTTTTCATTTTTATCTTTTTTAGTTTGTTATTAATTATTTTCCGCCGTTAGCTTGCAAATCTGCAATACATTGGCTGTCTAATTGTGGTGCTGTACTTACACCAATTAAATTTTCCATTCCCGATCCAGTTTCGGCAGACCAATACATTAAGCAATCTTCATCATTACAATGTTTAGGATGCTCTGTATCCTCGTGATTGGTTTGCATTGCTGCACCTAAATTTGTTAATCCTAAAATATGACCAAATTCATGTGTGATAACCGTAGTTTCTAAAACATCTCTGTTGGCTTCAAAAGCACTATCGCTGTAGCTATGCAAGGTTTCTTCATAAATAACAAAAGATGTATTACGATACGCTGTTCCTAACACAACACCGTTTGCGGTATTGTTAGCAGACTGCCCATCTGCAAAAAATGCCCAAACTGCAATTTGATCTTCGGTGTTATATTTAGTTCTGTTAGCGTTTTCTATATCAATAATATCTTGTGTTGTATAAGACGACATTCCTGGAGAAACTATTGATCTAGTTACTACAGTAATTCCGTTTGGTTTATAAGTTCTTTCTTCTAAAAAGTTTACAAAATTATTAATCGCAGTTTGTGTTGGTTTAAAACCTTCTACATACACTAACTCTACTACCATGCTACTAAAAACAGCATCTGAAAGTAAGTGGTTAGAGGATGTACCTGTTGGTTGTTGATTAGCGGTTACACCTGTTAATTCTTGATTTGCTTCTGCAGAATCTTCTTTACTGCAAGACAATAAAAGAGTTACTAATAAGATTGGTATTAAAAAATAGTGTTTCATTTTAAATAAGATTTGGGTTTTTAAAAAGAACTACTGCCTTGATAGACAGCAGTTCTTAAGTACATTAATTATACCAAAATAATTAACTAACTAACCAACTTATATTTCTAAATTTGTGTTAAAACTAATGTTATGGCAGCATTAGTAGTACTTTGTAAAGAAATACTAGTATTGTTATAACTTGTAACTTCCCATTGGTGATTTAGTAAAGAAAATGAAGTATTTCCTGCAAAATTTAACTCTAAATATACTTCTGTTTGCGAAGTCACTTGATATGTTCCTTGTACGTCTTGCACAGTTGCGTTAATTATATTTTCTGCAACTAAAGTCATATCGTTTGCAAAATCTATAGTAAACTCGGCATAATCTGAAGCTGTATCAACACTAGTATCTACAAAAGATTCTATTTGATACACACCATTTACAAGTAATTGCTCTAATTGTTGTGCGTTTTCTTCAGCCTCTTCTTGCGCGCCTTCAAGTCCTAAACAGTCGTTAATTTGAACTTGTAATTCTAAATCGCTAGCAATTGTAGTTGCTGTATCACCAGAAATAGTTGCTGTTATTGGATAGTTAACAGCAAATAATGTATCGTCACTTAAATTATTTATATAAGCATATAATTGTTGGTTAGACTCTATCACAACGCTTCCAGTTTGTTCTAAATTTAAATTATAATTTAAAATTGTAATTGGATAGTTTACTTCTACACAAGAGATGGCGTCTTCTGCAATTTGCTCTACAGCTTGACAGGCTTGAGCTACCAAATTGTATTGAGATTGACTAGTCACAACAAGCTCTGTATAATTATTTAATTGAATAGTTAAAGGAAATTGCAACTGTACCTCGTCACTATCGTCATTAAATTGTGCCATAATATCTATCACTTGTTGGTAATCTGCTTCGTTAACAATTGTTACTTGCGTCCCGTTTACAGTTGCAGTTACTGGTAATAAGATAGACGAACATGAAACGCCATCTAAAAAATCGTCAAAAGATCCATCGTACATAGATACTCGCTCTAAGTTAGATGCTGTTTGAGAATCTGCTGTGTTTGTATTAGGGTTT from Mesoflavibacter profundi includes:
- a CDS encoding MlaE family ABC transporter permease, producing MNYLHYLGTYTLMIVEMFRKPTKWSVMKQLILKDIDDLIIGSLGIVAFISFFVGGVVTIQTALNIDNPLIPKNLVGFATRQSIILEFAPTFMSIIMAGKVGSFITSSIGTMRVTEQIDALEVMGINSLNYLVFPKFIALTLYPFVISISMFLGILGGLAACVYGGYASMGDYIEGLQLDFTPFHIAYAFIKTLIFAFILATIPSYQGYYMRGGALEVGKASTTSFVWTSVVIIVLNYLLTQLLLSQ
- a CDS encoding ABC transporter ATP-binding protein; the encoded protein is MIEVKNLHKSFGDAHILKGITTTFEKGKTNLIIGQSGSGKTVFLKCLLGIFNYEEGSIAYDGNVFAKLSEDQKRNIRAQIGMVFQGSALFDSMTIEENVMFPLKMFTKQSKSEMQDRVDFVLKRVNLADAHKKMPSEASGGMQKRVAIARAIVNKPKYLFCDEPNSGLDPKTSIVIDDLIKEITEEYQITTVINSHDMNSVMQIGEKIVFLKNGYKEWEGSRYDIFKTDNEAVTDFVYSSELFKKVRQMYIEERG
- a CDS encoding DUF389 domain-containing protein; this encodes MSTTNNPNENKFNFSEEDKQQEAVEQKKEAVKKDAEGLFKSIKTFLNELLDFREDTDRDATIEAIKNDIPFKGATAWILICSIFVASIGLNANSTAVVIGAMLISPLMGPILGVGLSIAINDIDTLRRSLINLAIMIVLSLLTAFLFFRFFPLSEDTSELLGRVQPDIRDVLIAFFGGLALIIARTKRGTIASVIFGVAIATALMPPLCTAGYGLAKANWKYFGQAMYLFTINTIFIALATFLVLKILRFPMLKYANSAKRKRIARVASLVAIIVMIPAVFTFLSVLKESQFTIDAKDFVNNELKALPNSNYIKKYATINYSENGDSNIELTTFGTDVISDETKNVLEQRLQSYRFLKNTKLLINQTKNRQINNLDYMEELRTRDSLDLLTQQQKIAILEDKVRELSVLEKDQIPFKSLTEEIHINYETVDEVSYSKVITSNFKTIDTLPVFSIKWNDSLIDQQQIANEKDKLYKWLKFKLKTDTLVVTQKR
- a CDS encoding mannose-1-phosphate guanylyltransferase; this encodes MQNKNYYAILMAGGVGSRFWPVSTESFPKQFHDMLGTGDTLIQKTFQRLNKLIPTENIFILTNEKYNDLVLQQLPDVKPEQVVLEPAMRNTAPCILYASLKIQKENPDAVMIVAPSDHWIEDEAAFTQNVQQAFQFCEQNDALMTLGIKPTFPNTGYGYIECGNASAENISNVIQFREKPDYDIAKQFLAQGNFLWNAGIFMWSATAVIKAFKTNQPELFEHFYKGIETYNTSAEEEFIEENYAKAENISVDYAIMESSKNVFVIPATFDWNDLGTWGSLYDKLDKDSSQNAIVNAKTLTQDATGNMIRTTKDKVVVVDGLKDYIIVDKDEVLLIFPKEKEQDIKKVLQSVKTKFGEHYG
- a CDS encoding SprT-like domain-containing protein, giving the protein MQHTISNYIPEASVAKVLQLLDQDNLTVLVKKERKTRHGDYRKLPNGKHQITVNGSLNKYRFLITLIHEIAHLEAYKNFGKFIKPHGKEWKATFQHLMLPFLNPEVFPLQLLPMLAKHFKNPKASSDTDVHLAYALKQFDVNTNKTYIFEVPLNSIFKIYNGKVFKKGKKRRTRYECVEVATGRLYLFNANAEVTPIDN
- a CDS encoding winged helix-turn-helix transcriptional regulator, with amino-acid sequence MSKKGKHVFNGKEYPCCASLTMGVIGGKWKTVILYHLKDEAKRYSQLRKEMPAVTERTLSLQLKTLEDDGIVKRKVYTTKPPLKVEYSLTKLGETLIPLIISIAEWGETASKT
- a CDS encoding nitroreductase family protein, giving the protein MSFLTAMQERYTTKMYDASKKIETQKIEELKQILQLSPSSINSQPWKFTFVSDQNTKEKLSKVSWINTEKVINCDTVVVLSRIDNLNTFEQQIEDALPEGAVKYYKEFIKPLPEDQIKSWFDKQVYLSLGVLLSACAAMGIDSTPMEGINPKDYDTILNFKDQATLVAVAIGYRDEEDFNQPSKKPKSRLNLDDVVQTV
- a CDS encoding porin family protein translates to MKNLLLTIALVFGVIFTSNAQDTDTKSKSTAGIKGGYNLAAVSYDGEGETGQRSGFHVGVFGESYLSNVVALQLELLYSQQGYQLENNNSTFTQKLNYINMPLVLKIYPVSNFYLEAGPQLGFAISHKETYDSNFNLFDTEQEFDPNNIDYGANFGAGIKTDSGVSLGVRYHLGLGDIYDDGEPKNRVWQFSVAFGF
- a CDS encoding zinc metalloprotease gives rise to the protein MKHYFLIPILLVTLLLSCSKEDSAEANQELTGVTANQQPTGTSSNHLLSDAVFSSMVVELVYVEGFKPTQTAINNFVNFLEERTYKPNGITVVTRSIVSPGMSSYTTQDIIDIENANRTKYNTEDQIAVWAFFADGQSANNTANGVVLGTAYRNTSFVIYEETLHSYSDSAFEANRDVLETTVITHEFGHILGLTNLGAAMQTNHEDTEHPKHCNDEDCLMYWSAETGSGMENLIGVSTAPQLDSQCIADLQANGGK